GGTGGGTGTTTCGAGGCAAACCATAATCGCACTTGAAGCAGAACGTTATAATCCATCGCTTCGTCTTGCGTATGATATCTCTCGCGCACTCGGTGCGAAAAATATCGAAGACATATTCAAGTTTTAAAAACAACCGCAGGGACGGTTGTTTTTATTTGAGCCCTCGAAGAAAATCTGCATATTGCATTTCTTTCTTTCCCTCAGGTATGACTTTATCAATAACGAGTTTGCCATCATTTATATGTGCATCAGATATGCGTACGCGAATATCACGCCCCGCATGTTGTACAAAGAAGAATGTGCCCGGCCATACGTCATATGCGCGAATTTTTGCTATTGCAGCGAAAGGGTCACTGGTAATATCGATACGGCCATCCTCCTTTGTGATTTTGGCACAAAAGGTAGCTAACGCATGCTGTTGTTCTGTTGCATGCAATGTCCCCGAGATCCAGGCAGGGAGAATCTTCGCGAGAAGCTTTCCTCCCTGATGCGCAAGCGCGTGCTCGAGGAATGATCCCTTTGGTGGGTTTTCCTTGCTCCAATCTTCTGCATATTTTTCTTGTGCAATGATTGGTCCATGATCCATGTCGGCATCGAGTAGCATGATAGAAACTCCAGTCTGAGTGAGACCGCCTGCTATTGCCGATTCAATTGGTGATGGGCCACGCAGAAGAGGAAGGAGTGAAGGATGGACATTGATCGTGCCATGCGATGGCAAATCAAGAATGGACTGTGGGATGAGCTTCCCATATGCTGCAACGATGAAAACATCTGCGGAAATCGCGCGGAGCTGTGTAACCACGGATTCCTCACGCAATTTCTCTGGTGTAATGATCGGGATATTTCGCTCAGCCGCCCAGAGCTTTACTGGGGACGGGGTGAGGATAAGCTTTCTTCCTGCAGGTTTGTCAGGAGAAGTGACAATCAGTGCAGGGGGAAAACCGGCGAGTGTGAGCTCGTCGAGAACAGTGACTGCAAACTGCGGTGTGCCAAAGTAGACGTACTTCATGATGTTAGGCGACA
Above is a window of Candidatus Paceibacterota bacterium DNA encoding:
- a CDS encoding helix-turn-helix transcriptional regulator codes for the protein MRTQITLYRKRLEMTQEELAARVGVSRQTIIALEAERYNPSLRLAYDISRALGAKNIEDIFKF
- the fmt gene encoding methionyl-tRNA formyltransferase, whose amino-acid sequence is MKYVYFGTPQFAVTVLDELTLAGFPPALIVTSPDKPAGRKLILTPSPVKLWAAERNIPIITPEKLREESVVTQLRAISADVFIVAAYGKLIPQSILDLPSHGTINVHPSLLPLLRGPSPIESAIAGGLTQTGVSIMLLDADMDHGPIIAQEKYAEDWSKENPPKGSFLEHALAHQGGKLLAKILPAWISGTLHATEQQHALATFCAKITKEDGRIDITSDPFAAIAKIRAYDVWPGTFFFVQHAGRDIRVRISDAHINDGKLVIDKVIPEGKKEMQYADFLRGLK